From the Borrelia puertoricensis genome, one window contains:
- a CDS encoding CAP domain-containing protein, which yields MQKNFISIILIFTSQFTLLGINEDLEFLYSSIHQLRNDLHLEKLEIDKTLEIVAKEYAINLNENKVLTHTLFGTTPMQRVKKYDKYFCRIIEILAAGMDVKDVTGAWLTSKKHKEALLNKNTSKIGGYVLRTKDKKNIFVVLFGEKF from the coding sequence ATGCAAAAAAATTTTATTTCTATTATTTTAATTTTTACAAGTCAATTTACACTCTTAGGTATAAATGAAGACTTAGAATTTCTTTATTCATCAATTCACCAATTAAGAAATGATCTACACTTAGAAAAGCTAGAAATAGATAAAACTCTTGAAATAGTGGCAAAAGAATATGCAATAAATCTTAATGAAAATAAAGTATTAACTCATACACTCTTTGGCACAACTCCAATGCAAAGAGTCAAAAAATATGATAAATACTTTTGTAGAATAATAGAAATTTTAGCAGCAGGGATGGATGTCAAAGATGTAACTGGAGCCTGGCTTACAAGCAAAAAACACAAAGAAGCTCTTTTAAATAAAAACACAAGTAAAATAGGAGGATATGTATTACGAACAAAAGATAAAAAAAACATATTTGTAGTTCTTTTCGGAGAAAAATTCTGA
- a CDS encoding hydroxymethylglutaryl-CoA reductase, degradative, producing the protein MRLSENFRSKSILDKKREIKSLLKLNLCDFFYDSADEDFLCHMIENYVGYLSLPIGIVKNLKVNGKYYTVPIATEEPSVIAALNLSAKILEHANLSYSVGEVLGIAQIYIKTDKDLSDMFFGLFEKIDFWSKPLLHNMERRGGGFRKLSTKFIKEIGIQKLNIYVDVCDVMGSNLLNSIAERVAHHITLEFGYECILKILSNDSNDFAIKANFKLNVNDLLKDNEESLVLAKNISLISKIGFFEEERAVTNNKGIMNGITGLCVATLNDTRALEACIHKFASKSGIYLPLSKFYISDENLIGEIELPLQVGIKGGSAGSHKAAILSFKIMGIDCKKEFMGVLSCIGLASNFAALRALAFDGIQRGHMKLHVNKILYFLERDYTISSDEREKILFKMSESGIYSLDFALKILEDLRA; encoded by the coding sequence ATGAGACTTAGTGAGAATTTTAGAAGTAAAAGTATTTTAGATAAAAAACGAGAGATAAAGAGTCTTTTGAAATTGAATCTTTGTGATTTTTTTTATGATTCTGCTGATGAAGATTTTCTTTGTCACATGATAGAGAATTATGTTGGTTATTTATCTTTGCCCATTGGCATTGTAAAGAATTTAAAGGTAAATGGCAAGTATTATACTGTACCTATTGCTACAGAAGAACCCTCAGTTATTGCTGCATTAAATTTGTCAGCTAAGATTCTTGAGCATGCTAATTTAAGTTATTCTGTGGGTGAGGTGTTAGGAATTGCTCAAATTTATATAAAAACAGATAAAGATTTAAGTGATATGTTTTTTGGTCTTTTTGAAAAGATTGATTTTTGGTCTAAGCCTCTTTTGCATAATATGGAACGTAGAGGCGGTGGATTTAGAAAACTTTCAACTAAGTTTATTAAGGAAATTGGTATTCAGAAATTAAATATCTATGTAGATGTTTGTGATGTTATGGGTTCAAATTTGCTAAATTCAATAGCTGAGAGAGTGGCTCATCATATTACTCTAGAGTTTGGGTATGAGTGTATTTTAAAAATTTTAAGTAATGATTCGAATGATTTTGCTATAAAAGCTAATTTTAAATTAAATGTTAATGATTTGCTTAAAGATAATGAAGAATCTTTAGTTTTGGCTAAAAATATTTCACTTATTTCTAAGATAGGGTTTTTTGAAGAAGAACGTGCTGTTACTAATAACAAAGGTATTATGAATGGCATAACAGGTTTATGTGTTGCTACACTTAATGATACAAGGGCTCTTGAGGCATGCATACATAAATTTGCTTCAAAAAGTGGTATATATTTGCCTCTTAGTAAATTTTATATTTCTGATGAAAATTTGATTGGAGAGATTGAATTGCCTTTACAGGTTGGTATTAAAGGAGGTTCGGCTGGTTCTCATAAAGCGGCTATATTGAGCTTTAAGATTATGGGTATTGATTGCAAAAAAGAGTTTATGGGTGTTCTCTCTTGTATTGGTCTTGCAAGTAATTTTGCGGCTCTAAGAGCACTTGCTTTTGATGGAATTCAGCGAGGACATATGAAGTTGCATGTTAATAAGATTTTATATTTTCTTGAAAGAGATTATACTATTTCTAGTGATGAGAGAGAAAAAATATTATTTAAAATGAGTGAGAGTGGAATTTATTCCCTTGATTTTGCTCTTAAAATTTTAGAGGATTTGAGAGCATAG
- a CDS encoding ROK family protein has translation MQGENMVSIRGGNRKKILLSLKNMQYSRTDLARKLSLTNAAVTILTNHMIKENILVEVGSKESGIKKHGRKEILLDINKDFAYSMGVIISSNYFQIGIANLKCEVLISETYSFEPPVSAYEILEKIKDHMIEIIWKHNFSRDKFIGLGFSITGIIKDKESGIVNDSHGAWIEKDVPVKAILEEYFSLTVYLESYVKNLSLAEFMGKNVDNIMFFDYTDTAELSIWSGGNVYAGFNNKSGMVSHMVIDYGGEKNCPTCGNKGCVNMLISNFALQRLISKEFMNGEIPELYDKYESRLKKVTIYDIFALHDKYEFIHRIMENTVKYLAIVIINIQRVLDFNYLVLYGQSFKLKSFFDLLKKEIKRLNKESIILKLSSLDTEVSVVGPASSVIFNKFYLTGGDID, from the coding sequence ATGCAGGGTGAGAACATGGTTTCAATTAGAGGTGGTAATAGAAAAAAAATACTCCTTAGCTTAAAGAATATGCAATATTCAAGGACAGATTTGGCACGTAAATTATCATTGACAAATGCGGCTGTGACGATTCTTACTAATCATATGATCAAGGAGAATATTTTAGTTGAAGTTGGTTCAAAGGAATCAGGAATCAAAAAGCATGGACGAAAAGAAATACTTCTTGATATTAATAAAGATTTTGCATATTCGATGGGAGTAATTATTTCAAGTAATTATTTTCAAATAGGAATTGCAAACCTTAAATGTGAGGTTTTAATAAGTGAGACTTATTCTTTTGAACCACCAGTTAGCGCTTATGAGATCTTGGAAAAAATTAAAGATCATATGATTGAAATTATCTGGAAACATAATTTTTCAAGGGATAAATTTATTGGGTTGGGATTTAGTATTACTGGTATAATTAAGGATAAGGAATCTGGCATTGTTAATGATAGTCATGGTGCATGGATTGAGAAAGATGTGCCTGTTAAGGCTATATTAGAAGAATATTTTTCGCTTACAGTGTATCTTGAGAGTTATGTTAAAAATCTTTCTCTTGCTGAATTTATGGGTAAGAATGTAGATAACATCATGTTTTTCGATTATACAGATACCGCTGAGCTTTCTATTTGGTCTGGTGGTAATGTTTATGCTGGATTTAATAATAAATCTGGTATGGTTAGTCATATGGTAATTGATTATGGAGGAGAGAAAAATTGTCCTACATGTGGAAATAAGGGGTGTGTTAATATGTTGATATCTAATTTTGCACTTCAGCGTTTGATTTCAAAAGAGTTTATGAATGGAGAAATTCCTGAGCTTTATGACAAGTATGAGAGTAGGCTTAAAAAAGTTACGATATATGACATTTTTGCTCTTCATGATAAATATGAGTTTATACATAGAATAATGGAAAATACGGTAAAATACTTGGCAATAGTTATTATTAATATTCAAAGGGTTCTTGATTTTAATTATTTAGTGCTTTATGGACAAAGTTTTAAACTTAAGAGTTTTTTTGATTTATTAAAAAAAGAGATAAAAAGGTTGAATAAAGAGAGCATAATATTAAAGCTTAGTTCTCTAGATACTGAAGTATCTGTTGTTGGACCTGCTTCTAGTGTTATATTCAATAAATTCTATTTGACTGGAGGAGATATTGATTAA
- a CDS encoding Dps family protein, translating to MSNHLNYLKADDLDKINLKLQELLAGLHVFYANLRGIHWNIKDVNFFVIHKKTEKLYDYVAEVIDILAERTRALGYDSEFRCSEFIKKSFINEISLDITSSFEPSIRSIVCNLNDILKNMSKIRCFVDSTSDYGTANILDDIIVSFEKYLWMYRSLLCDCESSCHDKGLV from the coding sequence ATGTCAAATCATTTAAATTATTTGAAGGCGGATGATTTAGATAAAATAAATTTAAAACTTCAAGAATTATTAGCAGGACTCCATGTTTTTTATGCTAATTTGAGAGGTATTCATTGGAACATAAAAGATGTTAATTTTTTTGTAATTCATAAAAAAACCGAAAAACTTTATGATTATGTTGCAGAGGTTATCGATATTCTAGCTGAGCGAACTAGAGCACTTGGGTATGATTCTGAGTTTAGATGTTCTGAATTCATTAAAAAATCATTCATTAATGAAATTAGTTTAGATATCACTTCAAGTTTTGAACCTTCAATTAGAAGTATTGTTTGTAATCTTAATGACATTCTTAAAAATATGTCTAAGATAAGGTGTTTTGTTGATAGCACATCTGATTATGGAACGGCTAATATTTTGGATGATATTATTGTTTCTTTTGAAAAGTATTTATGGATGTACAGATCTTTGTTATGTGATTGTGAGTCTTCATGTCATGATAAAGGGTTGGTGTAG
- the fni gene encoding type 2 isopentenyl-diphosphate Delta-isomerase produces MGIEPNILNNKKRQIEICLNKEDVNKSDNLLNFVNLKHDALSELDFCEINTRESIFGYDIAMPIFISSMTGGVKEGNNLNKSLVKIANDLRIPMSLGSFKLVFKYPEYIKDFSLRKYAHNIPLFSNIGATQLREFGIFEIVEMNKRFEVDAIIVHLNSGQELMNLRGERNFRGIKDSIASLCSVSNIPVIVKETGFGISPDSVISLLDLGVSYVDLAGSGGTNWVLVEGIKEENLDVASCFANWGISSVLTLLSIKDFFKDRVFASGGYETGMDIAKGIALGAKLVGIAASILRAFYSGGESALYNLLKGYEYVLKMSMLLSNSKDLAQFRLNKYFLSYPLPFNVKSFKDFYET; encoded by the coding sequence ATGGGTATCGAACCTAATATATTAAATAATAAAAAACGACAAATTGAAATTTGTTTAAATAAAGAGGATGTTAATAAAAGTGATAATCTTTTAAATTTTGTTAATTTAAAGCATGATGCACTTAGTGAGCTTGATTTTTGTGAGATAAATACAAGAGAGAGTATATTTGGTTATGATATTGCCATGCCTATTTTTATCTCATCAATGACAGGAGGCGTTAAAGAGGGTAATAATCTGAATAAGTCTCTTGTTAAGATTGCAAATGATTTAAGAATTCCAATGAGTTTGGGATCCTTTAAGCTTGTATTTAAATATCCTGAATATATTAAAGATTTTTCTTTAAGGAAGTATGCTCATAATATTCCTTTATTTTCAAATATTGGTGCTACTCAGTTAAGAGAATTTGGGATTTTTGAAATAGTTGAAATGAATAAGAGATTTGAGGTTGATGCCATAATTGTACATTTGAATTCAGGTCAAGAATTAATGAATTTAAGAGGCGAGAGAAATTTTAGAGGAATTAAAGACTCAATTGCTAGCCTTTGCTCTGTATCAAATATTCCAGTTATTGTTAAAGAGACTGGCTTTGGGATTTCTCCCGATTCTGTTATCAGTTTGCTAGATCTTGGAGTTTCTTATGTTGATCTTGCTGGTAGTGGTGGAACTAATTGGGTTTTGGTTGAAGGAATTAAAGAAGAAAATTTGGATGTTGCGTCTTGTTTTGCTAACTGGGGCATATCGTCGGTTTTAACATTACTTAGTATTAAGGATTTTTTTAAAGATAGAGTTTTTGCATCAGGAGGATATGAGACTGGAATGGATATTGCCAAGGGCATTGCGCTTGGGGCTAAATTGGTAGGTATTGCAGCATCTATTCTAAGGGCTTTTTATTCGGGAGGGGAGAGTGCTTTATATAACCTTTTAAAAGGTTATGAATATGTTTTAAAGATGTCTATGCTTTTAAGTAATAGTAAGGATTTGGCACAGTTTAGGTTAAATAAATATTTTTTAAGTTATCCGTTGCCGTTTAATGTTAAGAGCTTTAAAGATTTTTATGAGACTTAG
- a CDS encoding phosphomevalonate kinase — MDIISFSVPGNLLLMGEYFILEEDGFGLAVAIKERAYFSFKRSDTWRFFAKKTKIDDFTLIENNDDFVFRMFRYLKQKYFTNLEDFSFNVYIDTSNFFLNSGVKKGFGSSAVVAVGIVCGIFLILNNDNYFVKDKIFMYCLESYRYAQGCMGSGYDIATSLFGGVIQFKGGDLPSYERLENICFNNFYLMRGPSPVKTTSSIIKYYEHKNSLMSFIKDINIVMKKIILNINNSSDCLLSGLKLAKNIGLDIGEKIGISANLPLNLAYLENECTLIKALGAGNETFLVYEPNFEVFEQFNIEPIELDLDGVKFQ; from the coding sequence ATGGATATAATTAGTTTTTCAGTACCTGGTAATTTACTTTTGATGGGTGAATATTTTATTTTGGAAGAAGATGGTTTTGGTCTTGCAGTTGCAATAAAAGAAAGAGCTTATTTTTCTTTTAAACGAAGTGATACTTGGCGTTTTTTTGCTAAAAAAACCAAAATTGATGATTTTACTTTAATAGAAAATAATGATGATTTTGTTTTTAGGATGTTTAGGTATTTAAAACAGAAATATTTTACTAATTTAGAAGATTTTTCCTTTAATGTTTATATTGATACAAGTAATTTTTTTTTAAATAGTGGTGTAAAGAAAGGATTTGGTTCGAGTGCTGTTGTTGCTGTTGGGATTGTATGTGGAATTTTTTTGATTTTGAATAATGATAATTATTTTGTTAAAGATAAAATTTTTATGTATTGTCTAGAATCTTATAGGTATGCTCAAGGATGTATGGGTAGTGGATATGATATTGCTACTAGTCTTTTTGGTGGGGTTATTCAGTTTAAGGGCGGAGATCTTCCTTCGTATGAGCGTTTAGAGAATATATGTTTTAATAATTTTTATTTAATGCGAGGTCCTAGTCCAGTTAAAACTACTAGTTCGATTATTAAGTATTATGAACATAAAAATTCTTTAATGAGTTTTATAAAAGATATTAATATTGTAATGAAAAAAATTATTCTTAATATTAACAATTCTTCTGATTGTTTATTATCTGGTTTGAAATTGGCAAAAAATATAGGATTAGACATTGGGGAAAAGATAGGCATTTCTGCTAATTTGCCTTTAAATCTTGCTTATCTTGAAAATGAATGTACTTTAATTAAGGCTTTGGGTGCTGGAAATGAGACTTTTTTAGTATATGAGCCAAATTTTGAAGTTTTTGAACAATTTAATATTGAACCAATAGAGCTAGATTTAGATGGTGTTAAATTTCAGTAA
- the mvk gene encoding mevalonate kinase: MFIIKKPSKILFLGEHSAVYGFPVIGATIPFYMYLVYTFSDSWKYLGVPSLKIDEVIHFINKRFNKVRPIEFLIFSQIPVGLGFGSSASLSLCFAEYIVSHDEYRTYDKILLAREIENIFHGRSSGMDVLLVELDGTFYLERKNGSFSYRRIAFCNFYFLIGAIRRECTTNKIISDLNYRISLDNSQFEIIEKLGCIVKNSYVAFNKRDILLLTNNIDIANNYLNSLGLSSGTLDYVIEKGRQFKALSGKLSGAGRGGAFILLFQDKNDASLCLEELSKDLDKNNINLIFPLRIFKC; the protein is encoded by the coding sequence ATGTTTATAATAAAAAAGCCTTCTAAAATACTATTTTTAGGAGAACATAGTGCTGTATATGGTTTTCCAGTGATTGGTGCTACGATACCTTTTTATATGTACTTGGTTTATACGTTTTCTGATTCTTGGAAATATTTGGGAGTTCCTTCTTTAAAAATAGACGAGGTAATACATTTTATTAATAAGAGGTTTAATAAAGTTCGACCTATTGAATTTTTAATATTTTCCCAGATTCCAGTTGGATTGGGTTTTGGTTCTTCTGCTAGTCTTAGTTTATGTTTTGCTGAATATATTGTAAGTCATGATGAATATCGTACTTATGATAAAATTTTGTTGGCAAGGGAAATTGAAAATATTTTTCATGGAAGATCTTCTGGGATGGATGTTTTGCTTGTTGAGTTAGATGGAACTTTTTATTTAGAGAGAAAAAATGGGTCTTTCAGTTATCGAAGAATAGCATTTTGTAATTTTTATTTTTTGATTGGAGCAATCAGAAGGGAATGTACAACAAATAAAATCATATCTGATTTGAATTACAGAATTTCTCTTGATAATAGTCAATTTGAAATTATTGAAAAGCTTGGTTGTATTGTTAAGAATTCTTATGTTGCTTTTAATAAACGTGATATTCTTTTATTGACGAATAATATTGATATTGCGAATAATTATTTAAATTCTTTGGGTTTATCTTCAGGTACGCTTGATTATGTAATAGAAAAAGGTAGACAATTTAAGGCTCTTTCTGGCAAATTGAGTGGTGCTGGCAGAGGTGGGGCTTTTATTTTGCTTTTTCAGGATAAAAATGATGCTAGCTTATGCTTGGAGGAGTTAAGTAAAGATTTAGATAAGAATAATATTAACTTGATTTTTCCACTTAGAATATTCAAGTGTTAA
- the mvaD gene encoding diphosphomevalonate decarboxylase has product MKIRCKVNPSLALIKYWGKRDKFLNIPATSSIAISVDKFYSISELELSCKDEIILNSRAVVLREREINFFNYARKILNKPNVGFRVISENNFPTAAGLASSSSGFASIAACILRYFNQYSHQKASQLARIGSASASRAIYGGFTFLKEGARSAFQLDSFNCFSDLCIIFAIVDSRKKEISSRVAMEICKQEKFYWNAWIESSRNIFKEALYFLLKGDFNGFGLKIVKSYQCMFALMLSSSIIYFKSNTIELIKYIADLRSKGIPVFETMDAGPQVKVLCLKKDLELILTKLTSNFRDVNFVVSKIGNGLEWI; this is encoded by the coding sequence GTGAAGATTAGATGTAAGGTAAATCCTAGTCTGGCATTAATTAAGTATTGGGGAAAAAGAGATAAATTTTTAAATATTCCAGCTACTTCAAGCATTGCTATAAGTGTTGATAAATTTTATTCAATAAGTGAACTTGAATTGTCATGTAAGGATGAAATAATTTTAAATTCACGGGCTGTTGTGTTGAGAGAGAGAGAAATAAATTTTTTTAACTATGCAAGAAAAATCTTAAATAAGCCAAATGTTGGGTTTAGGGTAATTAGTGAAAATAATTTTCCAACAGCCGCAGGACTTGCAAGTTCAAGCTCTGGTTTTGCATCTATTGCTGCTTGTATTTTAAGATATTTTAATCAATATTCTCATCAAAAAGCTTCACAGCTTGCAAGAATAGGTTCAGCATCAGCATCAAGAGCTATTTATGGTGGATTTACCTTTTTAAAGGAAGGTGCAAGGAGTGCATTTCAGTTGGATAGTTTTAATTGTTTTAGTGATTTATGCATAATATTTGCTATAGTTGATAGCAGGAAAAAAGAGATTTCTTCAAGGGTTGCCATGGAGATTTGCAAGCAAGAAAAATTTTATTGGAATGCGTGGATTGAATCAAGTCGGAATATATTTAAGGAAGCTTTGTATTTCCTTTTAAAAGGAGATTTTAATGGATTTGGCCTTAAAATTGTAAAGAGTTATCAGTGTATGTTTGCTTTAATGTTATCATCTTCCATTATTTATTTTAAGAGTAATACTATAGAATTAATCAAGTATATTGCCGATCTTAGAAGTAAAGGTATTCCTGTTTTTGAAACAATGGATGCTGGGCCGCAGGTTAAGGTGTTGTGTTTAAAGAAAGATTTGGAATTAATTTTGACTAAACTTACTAGCAATTTTAGAGATGTTAATTTTGTTGTTTCAAAAATTGGAAATGGTTTAGAATGGATATAA
- the fusA gene encoding elongation factor G, whose product MEIRNIGIMAHIDAGKTTTTERIIYYTGRTHKIGDVDSGNTITDWMAQEQDRGITISSAAITCYWKNHQINIIDTPGHVDFTAEVERSLRVLDGGIVVFSAVDGIQAQTETVWKQASKYDIPRLAYVNKMDRVGANFFKVVEDIKNKFGIVPIVLQIPIGSENNFEGIIDIIRNKELYFELRDGKPIVLESVVREEFIENVKIFRKNLIDSISNFSDKITKLFLENSVIDDSLIIEEIRRCTISGFIIPVLMGTSLKNIGIEPLIDAVVDYLPSPFEKKISSYSLKTDRSVLIDPRDEKRLSALVFKVQYCSAIAAHLYFIRVYSGALNSSKRVVNIAKNKREKFTRIFRVFSNKNEQIDEVKAGDIGAIIGLKYSTTGDTLVEEGNEVVLEPLVFPEPVVLISIEPEKASDDVRLKEALEIIAKEDPTFSYKESKETGQLLVSGMGELHLEIIIMRIRDDFKLNVYTGKPQVSYRESLSSTVNDIFEFVNIFAGKELNLKIGMIVSPLVRGEGNKIEFECDIEPLFKAAILRGITSSFSSGIIGYPIIDAGIKIISLDYDKSKVNESVIESVSGFAFNEFFKRANPIKLEPVMMLDIRTPIEYTGEVISTLNFIGGMIHSISNIEDYEIIKAEAAFEKLFGYTSILRSATKGRGVFTMEFSYFKEKCE is encoded by the coding sequence ATGGAAATTAGAAATATTGGGATTATGGCACATATTGATGCTGGTAAAACTACTACTACAGAAAGAATTATATATTATACTGGTAGAACTCATAAGATAGGTGATGTTGATTCTGGCAATACTATTACTGATTGGATGGCACAAGAACAAGATAGGGGTATTACAATTAGCTCTGCTGCTATTACTTGCTATTGGAAGAATCATCAGATAAATATTATTGATACTCCTGGGCATGTGGATTTTACAGCTGAGGTTGAAAGATCCCTTCGTGTTCTTGATGGAGGGATTGTTGTTTTTAGTGCTGTTGATGGAATTCAGGCACAAACCGAAACGGTTTGGAAACAGGCATCAAAGTATGATATTCCAAGACTTGCTTACGTTAACAAGATGGATCGTGTAGGAGCGAATTTTTTTAAAGTAGTTGAGGACATCAAAAATAAATTTGGCATAGTTCCGATAGTTTTACAAATTCCAATTGGGAGTGAGAATAATTTTGAAGGAATCATAGATATTATTCGCAATAAAGAATTGTATTTTGAACTTAGGGATGGCAAACCTATTGTGCTTGAGAGTGTGGTTCGTGAAGAATTTATTGAAAATGTTAAAATTTTCAGGAAAAATTTAATAGATTCTATTAGTAATTTTAGTGACAAAATTACTAAACTTTTTCTTGAAAATTCTGTTATTGATGATTCACTTATAATTGAAGAGATTAGAAGATGCACTATTAGTGGTTTTATTATTCCTGTTTTGATGGGAACTAGTCTTAAAAATATTGGTATAGAACCTTTAATAGATGCAGTTGTGGATTATCTTCCAAGTCCTTTTGAAAAAAAAATTAGTTCTTATTCTTTAAAAACAGATAGAAGTGTATTAATTGATCCTAGAGATGAAAAAAGGTTATCTGCACTTGTGTTTAAGGTTCAATATTGTAGTGCAATTGCTGCACATCTTTATTTTATTAGGGTATATTCAGGAGCACTTAATTCGTCTAAAAGGGTTGTTAATATTGCTAAAAATAAACGTGAAAAATTTACAAGGATTTTTCGGGTTTTTTCAAATAAAAATGAGCAAATTGATGAAGTCAAAGCAGGAGATATTGGTGCAATTATTGGGCTTAAATATTCTACAACGGGAGATACTCTTGTTGAGGAAGGTAATGAGGTTGTGCTTGAGCCTTTAGTATTTCCAGAACCAGTTGTCTTAATATCTATTGAGCCAGAGAAAGCATCTGATGATGTTAGGCTTAAAGAAGCTCTTGAAATTATTGCTAAAGAAGATCCTACTTTTAGTTATAAAGAGAGCAAAGAAACAGGACAATTATTGGTGTCTGGAATGGGAGAACTACATCTTGAGATTATTATTATGAGAATTAGAGATGATTTTAAGCTTAATGTTTATACAGGTAAACCCCAAGTAAGCTATAGGGAGAGTTTAAGTTCGACAGTTAATGATATATTTGAGTTTGTTAATATATTTGCAGGTAAGGAACTGAATTTGAAAATTGGGATGATTGTTAGTCCTTTGGTACGAGGTGAAGGAAATAAAATAGAATTTGAGTGCGATATTGAGCCTTTGTTTAAGGCTGCGATATTAAGGGGTATAACTTCTTCCTTTTCAAGTGGCATTATTGGATATCCTATTATTGATGCGGGAATTAAGATTATTTCATTGGATTATGATAAGTCCAAGGTTAATGAGTCTGTCATTGAGTCAGTATCGGGTTTTGCTTTTAATGAATTTTTTAAAAGGGCAAATCCTATTAAGCTTGAGCCAGTAATGATGTTAGACATTAGAACTCCTATTGAGTATACTGGAGAGGTTATTTCTACATTGAATTTTATTGGTGGAATGATTCATTCTATTAGTAACATTGAGGATTATGAGATAATTAAAGCCGAAGCGGCTTTTGAAAAACTTTTTGGGTATACTTCTATTTTAAGAAGTGCTACTAAAGGCAGAGGGGTTTTTACCATGGAATTTTCATACTTTAAAGAAAAATGTGAGTGA
- the ffh gene encoding signal recognition particle protein, protein MFENLGTGFRDFVKYISGKSVINEKNIEAAVDTIKRALIEADVNLRVVRRFINSVVEDAKGIKVLRNIDPKSQFIKIVNDKLINFLGDKHSELVLGPVNKLSCILMLGLQGSGKTTTCAKLAIRLKSENRKVLLVAADTFRAAAINQLKILGMQVGVSVFSLEGESDPIKVVKKSIEYAKIELFDTVIIDTRGRLEVEDLLLREIIEIRDIVSPTETILVADAMTGQSAVNIAKEFNDSVGITGVIFTKFDSDARGGAILSLKTICGAPIKFVGVGEKPEDLDVFYPDRVASRILGMGDVVSLVEKAQSVIDKEEALRLEEKFRKANFNFEDYLNQFKYMRNMGGISSLIGMFPGVSLEMLNGSIDERELKREEAIILSMTKKERLNPVILNNPSRKKRIALGSGTTIFEVNKFMKKFSQSVLMMKKMKNKSFQSKIASLFGDKGGMVN, encoded by the coding sequence GTGTTTGAGAATTTAGGTACGGGTTTTAGAGATTTTGTAAAGTATATCTCTGGAAAATCTGTGATAAATGAGAAAAATATTGAAGCAGCCGTTGACACTATTAAGAGGGCCTTAATTGAAGCTGATGTTAATTTAAGAGTTGTAAGACGTTTTATAAATTCTGTAGTCGAAGATGCAAAGGGGATTAAAGTTTTAAGAAATATTGATCCTAAGTCTCAGTTTATTAAGATTGTTAATGATAAACTTATAAATTTCTTGGGCGATAAGCATTCTGAGCTCGTTTTAGGTCCTGTTAACAAATTATCATGTATTCTTATGCTTGGCCTTCAGGGTTCTGGGAAAACTACAACATGTGCAAAACTTGCAATACGACTTAAATCAGAGAATCGGAAAGTTCTTCTTGTAGCTGCAGATACTTTTAGAGCGGCGGCGATTAATCAGTTAAAGATTTTGGGTATGCAAGTTGGTGTTTCTGTGTTTTCTCTTGAGGGTGAGAGTGATCCTATTAAAGTTGTGAAAAAATCCATTGAATATGCTAAAATAGAGCTTTTTGATACTGTAATAATAGATACTAGAGGGCGTCTTGAGGTTGAAGATTTATTATTAAGAGAGATAATAGAGATAAGGGATATTGTGTCTCCTACGGAGACAATATTAGTTGCAGATGCAATGACGGGTCAGAGTGCTGTAAATATTGCTAAAGAATTTAATGATAGTGTTGGGATTACGGGTGTAATTTTTACAAAATTTGATTCTGATGCTAGAGGTGGTGCTATATTATCACTTAAGACTATTTGTGGAGCACCTATTAAATTTGTTGGAGTTGGAGAAAAACCTGAGGATCTTGATGTTTTTTATCCAGATAGAGTTGCTTCACGAATTCTTGGTATGGGAGATGTTGTTAGTCTTGTTGAAAAGGCTCAAAGTGTTATAGATAAAGAAGAGGCCTTACGACTTGAAGAAAAATTTAGGAAAGCCAACTTTAATTTTGAGGATTATTTAAATCAGTTTAAATATATGCGTAATATGGGTGGAATTTCTAGTTTGATAGGGATGTTTCCGGGTGTTTCATTAGAAATGTTAAATGGTAGTATTGATGAAAGAGAACTTAAAAGGGAAGAGGCAATCATTTTGTCTATGACTAAAAAAGAGAGGCTAAATCCTGTGATTTTAAATAATCCTTCAAGAAAGAAAAGAATAGCTTTGGGAAGTGGAACAACAATTTTTGAGGTAAACAAGTTTATGAAAAAATTTAGTCAGTCTGTTTTGATGATGAAAAAAATGAAAAATAAGAGTTTTCAAAGTAAGATAGCATCTCTTTTTGGAGATAAAGGAGGAATGGTAAATTGA